The Posidoniimonas polymericola genome has a segment encoding these proteins:
- a CDS encoding DUF4339 domain-containing protein has product MGIRFQCPNGHKLHVKTQLAGQTGICPECNARVQIPTPQPQDSGPAAAPEAAHRGSPQAAPKDPSPAAAFDPEASARGESILAPPPQPAKPAAIPKAIPKARPVRPAAPQASPSTASQASPPAEPAPSAPGAGAAGPPSPPPPPPAPEPQPQAVWHLQTVAGEQLGPSPAEEVARWQAEGLLQDNAHVWRTGWAEWRPVADARAELPLAAPPAFPGPAPAASAEEKKESAASKYVEKRRRAAKRQVYVSVILLLLVVCVAVALIVVLNRPPKAADPLPAASPPAAAPAADGSAMDPPAEDNAAEANVAEDDAAEVEPAAGEPMGDQPGDPFDGGRDDGGMGDGAMNDDGMNE; this is encoded by the coding sequence ATGGGAATCCGCTTTCAGTGCCCGAACGGCCACAAGCTGCACGTGAAAACGCAACTTGCTGGCCAGACCGGGATCTGCCCCGAGTGCAACGCCCGCGTCCAGATCCCGACCCCGCAACCGCAGGACTCCGGTCCCGCGGCCGCGCCGGAGGCTGCGCACCGAGGCTCGCCGCAAGCTGCGCCAAAGGACCCATCGCCGGCTGCGGCCTTCGACCCCGAGGCCTCCGCCCGGGGCGAGAGCATCCTGGCCCCGCCACCGCAGCCCGCCAAGCCGGCGGCAATCCCCAAGGCGATCCCGAAGGCGCGGCCCGTGCGGCCTGCCGCCCCGCAGGCTTCGCCGTCCACCGCATCGCAGGCTTCGCCGCCGGCCGAACCGGCGCCCTCAGCGCCCGGCGCCGGCGCCGCGGGGCCGCCCTCCCCTCCCCCGCCACCCCCGGCGCCCGAGCCGCAGCCACAGGCGGTGTGGCACCTGCAGACCGTCGCCGGCGAGCAGCTTGGCCCCTCGCCCGCCGAGGAGGTCGCCCGCTGGCAAGCCGAGGGGTTGCTGCAAGACAACGCGCACGTCTGGCGGACCGGCTGGGCCGAGTGGCGGCCCGTGGCCGACGCCCGGGCGGAACTGCCGCTGGCGGCTCCGCCGGCGTTCCCCGGTCCGGCCCCTGCCGCGTCGGCCGAGGAGAAGAAGGAATCGGCCGCGAGCAAGTACGTCGAGAAACGGCGCCGCGCGGCAAAGCGGCAGGTGTACGTGTCGGTCATCCTGCTGCTGCTGGTGGTCTGTGTCGCGGTCGCACTGATCGTGGTGCTGAACCGTCCCCCTAAAGCGGCCGACCCGCTCCCCGCCGCCAGCCCGCCCGCCGCGGCGCCAGCAGCCGACGGCTCGGCGATGGACCCGCCAGCCGAGGACAATGCAGCCGAGGCGAATGTCGCCGAAGATGACGCCGCCGAAGTCGAACCGGCGGCAGGCGAGCCAATGGGCGACCAACCGGGCGATCCGTTCGACGGTGGTAGGGATGACGGTGGAATGGGTGACGGCGCCATGAACGACGACGGCATGAACGAGTAG
- a CDS encoding arylsulfatase, which translates to MPPSCSWIAPLVCSAILLIGSVSPAADTTPTDGSVLPFPTQPMAGVAKPRLQDSTMKWPAEPQRLPADAPNILIVLIDDVGFGVADTFGGEVHTPTLSRLADEGLRYNCFHTTSICSPTRAALLTGRNHTRVGSGTIAERAVAFDGYTGVIPKTAATIPEVLKHYGYHTAAFGKWHNTPATETTSIGPKDRWPNGYGFEYFYGFLAGETSQWEPRLVENYDTVEPPHDDPDYHLTVDMVDKALGWLDDKQSFAPDKPFFMYWATGAVHGPHHIFPEWADKYRGKFDDGWDAYRERTFRRQLTEGVIPPGTKLTPRDPTMQAWDDIPERQQAFQRRGMELYAGFVEHTDHEVGRLVDGLAARGLRDNTLIFYVWGDNGSSSEGQQGSVSELLAQNNIPNTIDQQLAALERLGGLDALGTPKTDNMYHAGWAWAGSTPFKSTKLVAAHFGGTRNPLVVSWPKGIEPSKPMRTQFHHVVDIAPTIYEVLGITPPEVVNGQRQIEIDGTSLAYTFANADAEPAKSTQYFDNNGSRGIYQDGWFAGTFGPFIPWNAAASAPRIAGWDSANDQWELYNLREDFSQATDLAEAMPDKLAELKQAFLALAEDNQGFPIGAGNWLRLHPEDRITTPYTEWTFTGSTRRMPEFTAPGLGRQSNEVTIGLEVGENASGVLYALGGSGGGLALYLDQGRLKYLYNMLIIEQYAAESAEPLTAGRHTIKVVTQIDGPGQPGTVRLLVDGQEVGSTKLARTVPAAFSASETLDVGVDLGSTVSLDYFDRRPFAFDGAIDTVRVELK; encoded by the coding sequence ATGCCCCCTTCTTGCTCCTGGATTGCGCCGCTTGTCTGTTCAGCGATTCTGTTGATCGGTTCCGTCTCGCCGGCGGCCGACACGACGCCTACCGACGGCTCGGTCTTGCCCTTCCCGACGCAGCCGATGGCAGGCGTTGCCAAGCCGCGGCTGCAGGACTCCACCATGAAGTGGCCCGCCGAGCCCCAGCGGCTGCCGGCCGACGCGCCGAACATCCTGATCGTGCTGATCGACGACGTCGGCTTCGGCGTGGCCGACACGTTCGGCGGCGAGGTCCACACGCCGACCCTCAGCCGGCTGGCCGACGAGGGGCTCCGGTACAACTGCTTCCACACCACCTCGATCTGCTCGCCGACCCGCGCGGCGCTGCTCACCGGCCGCAACCACACCCGGGTCGGCTCGGGCACGATCGCCGAGCGGGCGGTCGCGTTCGACGGCTACACGGGGGTCATCCCCAAGACGGCAGCCACCATCCCGGAGGTGCTCAAGCACTACGGCTACCACACGGCCGCGTTCGGCAAGTGGCACAACACGCCCGCCACCGAGACCACCTCGATTGGCCCCAAGGACCGCTGGCCGAACGGCTACGGTTTCGAGTACTTCTACGGCTTCCTGGCCGGCGAGACGTCGCAGTGGGAGCCGCGGCTGGTCGAGAACTACGACACGGTCGAGCCGCCGCACGACGACCCGGACTACCACCTGACGGTGGACATGGTCGACAAGGCGCTCGGCTGGCTCGACGACAAGCAGTCGTTCGCGCCCGACAAGCCGTTCTTCATGTACTGGGCGACCGGCGCCGTGCACGGGCCGCACCATATCTTCCCGGAGTGGGCCGACAAGTACCGCGGCAAGTTCGACGACGGCTGGGACGCCTACCGCGAGCGGACGTTCCGGCGGCAGCTCACCGAGGGGGTCATCCCGCCCGGCACGAAGCTTACCCCCCGCGACCCGACCATGCAGGCGTGGGACGACATTCCCGAGCGGCAGCAGGCATTCCAGCGGCGTGGCATGGAGCTGTACGCCGGCTTTGTGGAGCACACCGACCACGAGGTGGGCCGTTTGGTCGACGGGCTCGCCGCGCGGGGGCTGCGAGACAACACGCTGATCTTCTACGTGTGGGGTGACAACGGCTCCAGTTCGGAGGGGCAGCAGGGCTCGGTCAGCGAGCTCTTGGCGCAGAACAACATCCCCAACACGATCGACCAGCAGCTGGCGGCGCTCGAGCGGCTGGGGGGGCTCGACGCGCTGGGCACGCCGAAGACCGACAACATGTACCACGCCGGCTGGGCGTGGGCCGGCTCGACGCCGTTCAAGTCAACCAAGCTGGTGGCTGCCCATTTCGGCGGCACGCGGAACCCGCTGGTGGTGTCGTGGCCCAAGGGGATTGAGCCCAGCAAGCCGATGCGGACGCAGTTCCACCACGTGGTCGACATCGCTCCGACGATCTACGAGGTGCTCGGCATCACGCCGCCCGAGGTAGTCAACGGCCAGCGGCAGATCGAGATCGACGGCACGAGCCTCGCCTACACCTTCGCCAACGCCGACGCCGAGCCTGCCAAGTCGACGCAGTACTTCGACAACAACGGCAGCCGCGGCATCTACCAGGACGGCTGGTTCGCCGGCACGTTCGGGCCGTTCATCCCGTGGAACGCCGCCGCATCGGCGCCGCGGATCGCCGGCTGGGACTCCGCCAACGATCAGTGGGAGCTGTACAACCTCCGGGAGGACTTCTCGCAGGCCACCGACCTTGCCGAGGCGATGCCCGACAAGCTGGCCGAACTGAAGCAGGCGTTCCTGGCCCTCGCCGAGGACAACCAGGGCTTCCCGATCGGCGCCGGCAACTGGCTGCGGCTGCACCCCGAGGACCGGATCACGACCCCCTACACCGAGTGGACCTTCACCGGCAGCACGCGGCGGATGCCCGAGTTCACCGCGCCCGGCCTGGGCCGGCAGTCGAACGAGGTGACCATCGGCCTCGAGGTCGGCGAGAACGCCAGCGGCGTGCTGTACGCGCTGGGGGGATCCGGCGGCGGGCTGGCGCTGTACCTCGACCAGGGCCGGCTCAAGTACCTCTACAACATGCTGATCATCGAGCAGTACGCTGCGGAGAGCGCCGAGCCGCTCACCGCCGGGCGGCACACGATCAAGGTCGTCACCCAGATCGACGGCCCCGGCCAGCCGGGCACGGTGCGGCTGCTGGTCGATGGGCAGGAGGTCGGCTCGACCAAGCTGGCCCGCACGGTCCCCGCCGCGTTCTCCGCCAGCGAGACCCTCGACGTCGGCGTCGACCTCGGCTCGACCGTGTCGCTCGACTACTTCGACCGGCGGCCGTTCGCGTTTGACGGCGCGATCGACACCGTGCGTGTCGAGTTGAAGTAG
- a CDS encoding DUF4405 domain-containing protein: MKRTNVNFLIDLAAFVEVAFLASTGLLVRYVLPPGSGRMATVWGLDRHGWGGVHFWIAAAFGATLLVHLALHWKWIVCTVKGARSRYPAERKLAGAIACAVIVVAAALPLLAPVERSPGGPAEHDQYAAAPAAEAPPAEHDDAGIRGSMTLADVAQLTGVQLTELKRRLGLADSVGPDEQLGRLRRQYGFQMQDVRDIATGQPPH; the protein is encoded by the coding sequence ATGAAACGCACGAATGTTAACTTCCTGATCGACTTGGCGGCATTTGTCGAGGTCGCCTTCCTCGCCAGCACCGGGCTGCTAGTGCGGTACGTGTTGCCGCCCGGCTCCGGCCGGATGGCGACCGTGTGGGGTCTGGATCGGCACGGCTGGGGGGGCGTGCATTTCTGGATCGCCGCGGCGTTCGGCGCCACGCTGCTGGTGCACCTGGCGCTGCACTGGAAGTGGATCGTCTGCACGGTGAAGGGCGCCCGCTCCCGCTACCCGGCCGAGCGCAAGCTGGCCGGCGCGATCGCGTGCGCAGTGATCGTCGTCGCGGCGGCACTGCCGCTGCTGGCGCCGGTGGAACGCTCGCCAGGCGGCCCCGCAGAGCACGACCAGTACGCCGCCGCCCCGGCAGCGGAGGCTCCCCCCGCCGAGCACGACGACGCCGGCATCCGGGGCAGCATGACGCTGGCCGACGTCGCGCAGCTGACCGGCGTACAGCTTACCGAGCTGAAAAGGCGGCTCGGGCTGGCGGACTCGGTCGGCCCTGACGAGCAGCTCGGCCGGCTGCGGCGGCAGTACGGCTTCCAGATGCAGGACGTCCGGGACATTGCCACGGGGCAGCCGCCGCACTAA
- a CDS encoding inositol monophosphatase family protein, with product MAKQAGRAGGQRLMELRDSFEVSEKGSFDFVTNADIASQKAVFECISDSYPYHLLMGEEGDTHGPPADDESIVWVVDPLDGTTNYLHQFPFFAVSIAAVQASRPRAACVYDPLHDDFYWAAEGAGAWRNEERLQVSGAERLSDSLLSMSLPPQVASDSPDLLDFLNLVRECQAIRRTGSAAMNLALLAAGKIDGYWARQIKPWDVAAGVLLIQEAGGVVSNPVGDPFDLWQANLTAACSAGVHHELVSHLSR from the coding sequence GTGGCAAAGCAAGCAGGGCGCGCCGGCGGGCAGCGGCTGATGGAGCTCCGCGACTCGTTTGAGGTCTCGGAGAAGGGGAGCTTCGACTTCGTGACCAACGCCGACATCGCCTCGCAGAAGGCGGTTTTCGAGTGCATCAGCGACTCGTACCCCTACCATCTGCTGATGGGCGAGGAAGGCGACACGCACGGCCCCCCCGCCGACGACGAGTCAATTGTGTGGGTGGTCGACCCGCTGGACGGCACCACGAACTACCTGCACCAGTTCCCGTTTTTCGCGGTCTCGATCGCGGCGGTGCAGGCGTCGCGGCCGCGGGCGGCGTGCGTCTACGACCCGCTGCACGACGACTTCTACTGGGCCGCCGAAGGCGCCGGCGCCTGGCGCAATGAGGAACGGCTGCAGGTCAGCGGCGCCGAGCGGCTGAGCGACTCGCTGCTCTCGATGAGCCTGCCCCCGCAGGTGGCGAGCGACTCGCCCGACCTGCTTGACTTCTTGAACCTGGTGCGGGAGTGCCAGGCGATCCGCCGGACCGGCTCGGCCGCCATGAACCTGGCCCTGCTGGCCGCCGGCAAGATCGACGGCTACTGGGCCCGGCAGATCAAGCCGTGGGACGTCGCGGCGGGGGTTTTGCTGATCCAAGAGGCCGGTGGCGTCGTATCCAACCCAGTAGGCGATCCGTTCGACCTGTGGCAGGCAAATCTAACCGCGGCCTGCTCGGCGGGCGTTCACCATGAGCTGGTTTCTCACCTCAGCCGCTAG
- a CDS encoding PIN/TRAM domain-containing protein, protein MALLILRLVFLMVAAGLGFQLVQSKVLPGEDQNWPTWLPAAAFAGIMLLAVATIAIDIASRRKRLDVITSVYFGLIIGLFLTYVTKLAISPVLPAGSSEASTWISLILGMVLCYACTSVLMQTRNDFRFIIPYVEFAKQLKGLKPLVLDTSVVIDGRIADLVETRVIDNQLVMPQFVIGELQAIADSSDKLRRSKGRRGLDILNRLRSDQQVELVIFDRELPEFGDQPVDQKLVILAKHLEGKIVTNDYNLNKVAKLQNVGVVNLNDVANSLKPVFLPGEKVEVRVIKAGEEASQGVGYLDDGTMVVIDGGRDHIGQQVSSVVTSVLQTSAGRMVFAKFERETGTA, encoded by the coding sequence ATGGCCCTGCTGATTCTCCGCCTGGTGTTCCTGATGGTGGCCGCCGGGCTGGGGTTCCAGTTGGTGCAGTCCAAGGTGCTGCCGGGCGAGGACCAGAACTGGCCGACCTGGCTGCCCGCCGCGGCGTTCGCGGGCATCATGCTGCTGGCGGTCGCGACGATCGCGATCGACATCGCGTCGCGGCGCAAACGCCTCGACGTGATCACGTCGGTGTACTTCGGGCTGATCATTGGGTTGTTCCTGACGTACGTGACTAAGCTGGCGATCAGCCCGGTGCTGCCGGCCGGTTCCTCTGAGGCGTCGACCTGGATATCGCTGATCCTCGGCATGGTGCTGTGCTACGCGTGCACCAGCGTGCTGATGCAGACCCGCAACGACTTCCGCTTCATCATCCCCTACGTGGAGTTCGCCAAACAGCTCAAGGGCCTCAAGCCGCTGGTGCTCGACACCAGCGTCGTGATCGACGGCCGCATCGCCGACCTGGTCGAGACCCGCGTCATCGACAACCAGCTGGTGATGCCGCAGTTCGTCATCGGCGAGCTGCAGGCGATCGCCGACTCCAGCGACAAGCTCCGCCGCAGCAAGGGCCGCCGCGGCCTCGACATCCTCAACCGCCTGCGGAGCGACCAGCAGGTCGAGCTGGTGATCTTCGACCGCGAGCTCCCCGAGTTCGGCGACCAGCCGGTCGACCAGAAGCTGGTGATCCTGGCCAAGCACCTCGAGGGCAAGATCGTCACGAACGACTACAACCTCAACAAGGTCGCCAAGCTGCAGAACGTCGGCGTGGTGAACCTGAACGACGTCGCCAATTCGCTCAAGCCGGTCTTCCTGCCGGGCGAGAAGGTCGAGGTCCGCGTGATCAAGGCGGGCGAGGAAGCGAGCCAGGGCGTCGGCTACCTGGACGACGGCACCATGGTCGTGATCGACGGCGGCCGCGACCACATCGGCCAGCAGGTCAGCTCGGTCGTGACCAGCGTGCTGCAGACCAGCGCCGGGCGGATGGTGTTTGCGAAGTTCGAACGCGAGACCGGCACGGCCTAA
- the argS gene encoding arginine--tRNA ligase, translating into MNLLREIRARFASALSPLGVEVQPLLELILPSKDAAFGDYQANCAMPLGKRLGRKPREVAEEIIAKLEVADLCEPPEVAGPGFINLRVRDDYLLEQLHTASGDLERLGVESAESPRTVVLDFSSPNVAKPMHVGHIRSTVIGDALCRVLRFLGEQVISDNHIGDWGAQFGMIIYGYKHFVDEAALAEATVPELTRLYKLVNQLIEHHDAKLRGIPELEAKIEDRADALAELESAEPTGDKKADKQAAKKLKAAQTQLAGLRSELTSLTQKVAEVEADPRLSQLAAAHPNIGTDAIGETAKLHAGNAENQALWERFLPACLAEINATYDRLGVTFDHTLGESFYQPLLAGVVEDLTEKGLATESDGAMCVFTEGHAAPFIVRKKDGAFLYATTDLATIKYRMQEWKPDALLYVVDHRQGQHFDQLFATARLWGYEDLELQHVAFGTVMGEDGRPYKTRSGASVGLMGLLDEAVDRARAIADKSEVLASDDERQEVAERIGIGAIKYADLSHNRTSDYVFSYDKMLAMNGNTAAYMQYSCARVRGIFAKGDVDVEELRASGAKIVFSEPAERALGIALLRFSEALERVASDYRPNHLTAYLFELASRYSEFFVNCPVLKAETEELKQSRLLLCDLVARTIECGLGLLGIRTVERM; encoded by the coding sequence ATGAACCTGCTCCGCGAAATCCGCGCCCGTTTTGCCTCTGCCCTGTCGCCGCTGGGCGTCGAGGTCCAGCCGCTCCTCGAGCTGATCCTGCCGAGCAAGGACGCCGCCTTCGGCGACTACCAGGCGAACTGCGCGATGCCGCTCGGCAAGCGGCTTGGGCGGAAGCCCCGCGAGGTCGCCGAGGAAATCATCGCCAAGCTCGAGGTCGCCGACCTGTGCGAGCCCCCCGAGGTCGCCGGCCCCGGCTTCATCAACCTGCGGGTGCGGGACGACTACCTGCTCGAGCAGCTCCACACCGCCAGCGGTGACCTTGAGCGGCTGGGCGTGGAGTCGGCCGAGTCGCCGCGCACGGTCGTGCTCGACTTCTCGTCGCCCAACGTGGCGAAGCCGATGCACGTCGGGCATATCCGCTCGACCGTCATCGGCGACGCGCTCTGCCGGGTGCTGCGGTTCCTCGGCGAGCAGGTGATCAGCGACAACCACATCGGCGACTGGGGCGCCCAGTTCGGGATGATCATCTACGGCTACAAGCACTTCGTCGACGAGGCCGCGCTCGCCGAGGCGACCGTGCCCGAGCTGACCCGGCTCTACAAGCTGGTCAACCAGCTGATCGAGCACCACGACGCCAAGCTCCGCGGCATCCCCGAGCTCGAGGCCAAGATCGAAGACCGCGCGGACGCGCTGGCCGAGCTCGAGTCGGCCGAGCCGACTGGCGACAAGAAGGCCGACAAGCAGGCGGCCAAGAAGCTGAAGGCGGCCCAGACGCAGCTCGCCGGGTTGCGCAGCGAGCTGACGTCGCTGACGCAGAAGGTCGCCGAGGTAGAGGCCGACCCGCGGCTCTCGCAGCTCGCCGCGGCCCACCCGAACATCGGGACCGACGCCATCGGCGAGACCGCCAAGCTGCACGCCGGCAACGCCGAGAACCAGGCCCTGTGGGAACGCTTCCTGCCGGCCTGCCTGGCGGAGATCAACGCCACCTACGACCGGCTCGGCGTGACGTTCGACCATACGCTTGGCGAGAGCTTCTACCAGCCGCTCCTGGCGGGCGTGGTCGAGGACCTCACGGAGAAGGGCCTGGCTACCGAGTCCGACGGAGCCATGTGCGTCTTCACCGAGGGCCACGCCGCACCGTTTATTGTCCGCAAGAAGGACGGGGCGTTCCTCTACGCGACCACCGACCTGGCGACCATCAAGTACCGCATGCAGGAGTGGAAGCCCGACGCGCTCTTGTACGTGGTCGACCACCGGCAGGGGCAGCACTTCGACCAGCTGTTCGCCACCGCCCGGCTGTGGGGCTACGAGGACCTGGAGCTGCAGCACGTCGCCTTCGGCACGGTGATGGGCGAGGACGGCCGGCCCTACAAGACGCGTTCTGGCGCCTCGGTCGGGTTGATGGGCCTGCTCGACGAGGCGGTCGACCGCGCCCGGGCGATCGCCGACAAGAGCGAGGTGCTCGCCTCGGACGACGAGCGTCAGGAAGTCGCCGAGCGGATCGGCATCGGCGCCATCAAGTACGCCGACCTATCGCACAACCGCACCAGCGACTACGTGTTCAGCTACGACAAGATGCTCGCCATGAACGGCAACACGGCCGCCTACATGCAGTACAGCTGCGCCCGCGTGCGGGGCATCTTCGCCAAGGGCGACGTCGACGTCGAGGAGCTGCGGGCTTCGGGTGCGAAGATCGTGTTCAGCGAGCCGGCCGAGCGGGCGCTCGGCATCGCGCTGCTGCGTTTCTCCGAGGCCCTCGAGCGCGTCGCGTCCGACTACCGTCCCAACCACCTGACCGCGTACCTGTTTGAGCTGGCGAGCCGCTACTCCGAGTTCTTCGTCAACTGCCCGGTGCTCAAGGCCGAGACCGAAGAGCTCAAGCAGAGCCGCCTGCTGCTGTGCGACCTGGTGGCCCGGACGATCGAGTGCGGCCTCGGCCTGCTGGGCATCCGCACCGTCGAACGTATGTAG
- a CDS encoding helix-turn-helix domain-containing protein, translating to MNLVDDCSATPGLNNGSGAPVAPTGKQPAQTRPLHRISEVQKEQGVSHRSVVRRTGMSMEQVRSQLDPKADLRLSDLYTWQQALEVPIADLLVDSEAPLSGAVLNRARMLRTMKTVRAMKEANNEQNMDRFITMLENQLLEIMPELQEVTAWHTVGQRRTHEEMGRVAERTISDSFVRDGLG from the coding sequence ATGAATCTTGTCGACGACTGCAGCGCCACCCCCGGCTTGAACAACGGCAGCGGAGCCCCCGTCGCGCCGACGGGCAAGCAACCCGCACAGACCCGGCCCCTGCACCGCATCAGCGAGGTGCAGAAAGAACAGGGCGTTTCGCACCGCAGTGTCGTCCGCCGCACCGGGATGAGCATGGAGCAGGTCCGCTCGCAGCTCGATCCCAAGGCGGACCTCCGGCTCTCGGACCTCTACACCTGGCAGCAGGCTCTCGAGGTGCCAATCGCGGACCTGCTGGTCGACTCCGAGGCGCCCCTCTCCGGCGCTGTGCTCAACCGGGCCCGCATGCTGCGGACGATGAAGACCGTCCGCGCCATGAAGGAGGCCAACAACGAGCAGAACATGGACCGGTTCATCACTATGCTGGAGAACCAGCTGCTGGAGATCATGCCGGAGCTGCAGGAGGTGACCGCCTGGCACACCGTGGGGCAGCGCCGCACGCACGAGGAGATGGGCCGCGTCGCCGAACGCACCATCTCCGACAGCTTCGTCCGCGACGGCCTCGGTTGA
- a CDS encoding ATP-dependent Clp protease proteolytic subunit, translating into MDQSQEPEGPLEIAIVGDLTDNESDLTEKLLGVEPGGECLIYFDSPGGSPYCAMSLMTLIRMRRIRATGIVTGECSSAALWPFAACERRIVTPYSVLLFHPMRWQSEENVGLSEAAEWARHFGQLEREMDDLLGELFGVSPELMAKWISPGRYVSGGEVAEAGMAELVRFNDLHKIGDMFNAAESDNHPQSNGRLKAHMPAEDRRAN; encoded by the coding sequence ATGGATCAATCACAAGAACCCGAAGGTCCCTTGGAGATCGCGATCGTCGGCGACCTGACCGACAACGAGAGCGACCTGACCGAGAAGCTGCTCGGCGTCGAGCCCGGGGGCGAGTGCCTGATCTACTTCGACTCGCCCGGCGGCAGCCCCTACTGCGCGATGAGCCTGATGACGCTCATCCGGATGCGGCGGATCCGCGCGACCGGCATCGTGACCGGCGAGTGCTCGTCCGCCGCGCTGTGGCCGTTCGCCGCCTGCGAGCGCCGCATCGTTACCCCGTACAGCGTGCTGCTGTTCCACCCCATGCGGTGGCAGAGCGAAGAGAACGTCGGCCTGTCCGAGGCGGCCGAGTGGGCCCGCCACTTCGGCCAGCTCGAGCGCGAGATGGACGACCTGCTCGGCGAGCTGTTCGGCGTGTCGCCGGAGCTGATGGCCAAGTGGATCAGCCCGGGACGCTACGTCTCGGGCGGCGAGGTCGCCGAGGCCGGCATGGCCGAGCTGGTCCGCTTCAACGACCTGCACAAGATCGGCGACATGTTCAACGCCGCCGAGTCCGACAACCACCCCCAATCCAACGGGCGGCTGAAGGCCCACATGCCGGCGGAGGACCGTCGAGCAAACTGA
- a CDS encoding HIT family protein — translation MDEQRLWAPWRLSYIKGKQAEPAPPTPTAWRDGAKRDCFLCRAAADYDDQPAVNEQLLVFYRGACSQGVLNRYPYSNGHLLLAPLRHVADLAELTDEEHLELMHALARTKQQLAERLTAQGFNIGLNLGQIAGAGVPGHLHWHIVPRWTGDHNFMSTTAGVRVIPQALEELWRVLCDCDA, via the coding sequence ATGGACGAGCAACGCCTGTGGGCGCCGTGGCGGCTGAGCTACATCAAGGGCAAGCAGGCCGAGCCCGCGCCGCCGACGCCGACCGCCTGGCGGGACGGCGCCAAGCGCGACTGCTTCCTGTGCCGCGCGGCCGCCGACTACGACGACCAGCCCGCGGTCAACGAGCAGCTGCTGGTGTTCTACCGCGGCGCGTGCTCACAGGGCGTCTTGAACCGTTACCCGTACAGCAACGGCCACCTGCTGCTTGCGCCGCTGCGGCACGTGGCGGACCTCGCCGAGCTGACCGACGAGGAGCACCTGGAGCTGATGCACGCCCTCGCGCGGACCAAGCAGCAGCTCGCCGAGCGGCTCACTGCGCAGGGCTTCAACATCGGGCTCAACCTGGGCCAGATCGCCGGCGCCGGCGTGCCGGGCCACCTGCACTGGCACATCGTCCCCCGCTGGACCGGCGACCACAACTTCATGAGCACCACCGCCGGCGTACGGGTGATCCCGCAGGCGCTCGAAGAACTGTGGCGGGTGCTGTGTGATTGTGATGCGTGA
- the dgt gene encoding dGTP triphosphohydrolase, whose amino-acid sequence MILESDPLAPYAMHPDDTAGRVHPEPPHRYRSPFQRDRDRIVHSSAFRRLSHKTQVFTGELGDYHRTRLTHTMEVASLARTMARALRVNEDLVEALALAHDIGHPPFGHAGEDLLDERLAGHGGFNHNAQALRIFELLEVRYVEFPGLNLTREVLEGQRRRADKTPDGALRSPIIEVQIVDAADSIAYDAHDADDALELGLLDLGELRELELWDEAARRIENRYTNLTPLELRRATIHELLDWQVSDLLGVAQARLGELDLPNAEAARAAPIVATVSDEIADKKRELEEFLFNRVYRHPLVLQHRTEATAALGELYDRCVADPERVPPHYRQVSPGDARRAAADYLSGITDRYALEAYRKP is encoded by the coding sequence ATGATCCTAGAGTCCGACCCGCTGGCCCCGTACGCGATGCACCCGGATGACACGGCCGGGCGGGTGCACCCCGAGCCGCCGCACCGGTACCGCTCGCCGTTCCAACGCGACCGCGACCGCATCGTGCACAGCTCGGCGTTCCGCCGCCTGAGCCACAAGACGCAGGTCTTTACCGGCGAGCTGGGCGACTACCACCGCACACGACTCACGCACACGATGGAGGTGGCGTCGCTCGCCCGGACCATGGCCCGGGCGCTCCGCGTCAACGAGGACCTGGTCGAGGCGCTCGCCCTGGCGCACGACATCGGCCACCCGCCGTTCGGCCACGCGGGCGAGGACCTGCTGGACGAGCGGCTGGCGGGGCACGGCGGCTTTAACCACAACGCCCAGGCGCTGCGGATCTTCGAATTGCTAGAGGTCCGGTACGTCGAGTTCCCGGGGCTAAACCTGACGCGGGAGGTGCTGGAGGGCCAACGCCGCCGCGCGGACAAGACGCCCGACGGCGCCCTGCGGAGCCCGATCATCGAGGTGCAGATTGTCGACGCCGCGGACAGCATCGCCTACGACGCACACGACGCCGACGACGCGTTGGAGCTCGGCCTGCTCGACCTCGGCGAGCTGCGCGAGCTGGAGTTGTGGGACGAGGCCGCGCGGCGGATCGAGAACCGCTACACGAACCTGACGCCGCTGGAGCTGCGGCGGGCGACCATCCACGAGCTGCTCGACTGGCAGGTGAGCGATCTGCTCGGGGTGGCGCAGGCGCGGCTCGGGGAGCTCGACCTCCCCAACGCCGAAGCGGCCCGCGCCGCGCCGATCGTCGCGACGGTCTCGGACGAGATCGCCGACAAGAAGCGGGAGCTGGAGGAGTTCTTGTTCAACCGCGTGTACCGGCACCCGCTGGTGCTGCAGCACCGGACGGAGGCGACCGCCGCCCTGGGCGAGCTGTACGACCGCTGCGTGGCCGACCCGGAGCGGGTCCCGCCGCACTACCGTCAGGTTAGCCCGGGCGACGCCCGGAGGGCCGCGGCTGACTATCTTTCCGGAATTACGGATCGTTACGCCCTCGAGGCCTACCGCAAGCCGTAG